One window of the Yamadazyma tenuis chromosome 6, complete sequence genome contains the following:
- a CDS encoding metallodipeptidyl peptidase (MEROPS:MER0004247; EggNog:ENOG503NWHP; COG:O), translating to MASPFETDSEAPIVTLTAKKHFDALDSTNQLYAHHLAKASFWGTRAVLRSVSPESEGIYDLILLIHKTLGSPVSNDEYIAKLGDKSVAVAYLEYASQFLSNLGNYKSFGDKKFVPNLSKQQFDTLVETVSNDAVSALYSKVRDPLYDTDAGLLGWPEQGQLSSYYVGKSVISKQEVEAVNAAIAKAGVMPENTRVEKTAEGDFVVHVASADSVNNTGYYPANPIHTADGHQVTFQFGDHSREFTRIVEHMAKAKKYAANDTQAKMLEYYIEAFKTGSMNAHKKSQIEWVKDIKPLVELNIGFIETYRDPSGVRGEWEGLVAMVNKERTATFSVLVDNAAKLIGYLPWEPFFEKDTFNPPDFTSLEVLTFANSGIPAGINIPNYDDVRLNYGFKNVSLGNVVSANPKNPRKEEIVSFLDESYQALFKQWRDHAWEVQVGLHELLGHGSGKLLQETAEGVFNFDKSDPRATGYYGPSDSWGSVFGLTAGSYEECRAELVALYLMLKKPEEVLPIFGVPSKQDMFSVMVCGTIFMGRAGLLALEFWDPATKIWGQAHMRARFAILKCLMNAGVCSFVYDDEKSYSDLVLKIDESKLATDAVDALGDFLLKLHTYKSTADVKEGVAFYNEMTDVSAEFSRFRDVVLSKKLPRKQFIQANTIVSGDSVEVKEYEESETGMIQSYVERET from the coding sequence ATGGCATCCCCCTTTGAAACAGACTCCGAAGCGCCCATTGTTACGCTCACCGCCAAGAAGCATTTCGATGCTCTCGACTCCACCAACCAGCTCTACGCTCACCACTTGGCGAAGGCATCATTCTGGGGCACCAGAGCCGTTCTTCGGTCGGTTTCCCCAGAAAGTGAGGGTATCTACGATTTGATCCTTCTAATACATAAAACCTTGGGCTCGCCTGTGTCGAACGACGAGTATATCGCCAAGCTTGGTGACAAGTCTGTGGCCGTGGCGTACTTGGAGTATGCGTCTCAATTCTTGTCGAATTTGGGAAACTACAAGTCTTTTGGtgacaagaagtttgtgCCTAACTTATCGAAGCAACAGTTTGATACTTTGGTCGAAACCGTCAGCAACGATGCGGTTTCCGCGTTGTACAGTAAAGTTCGTGATCCTTTGTATGACACAGATGCCGGTTTATTGGGATGGCCTGAACAAGGACAGTTGTCAAGCTATTATGTGGGGAAAAGCGTCATCTCCAAACAAGAGGTGGAAGCGGTCAACGCCGCCATCGCTAAGGCTGGTGTCATGCCAGAGAATACCCGGGTTGAGAAAACCGCTGAGGGTGACTTTGTGGTTCATGTGGCTAGTGCTGACAGTGTCAATAATACTGGCTATTACCCTGCGAATCCTATTCACACGGCCGATGGACACCAAGTAACCTTCCAGTTTGGTGACCACAGCAGAGAATTTACCAGGATCGTGGAGCACATGGCCAAAGCCAAGAAGTATGCTGCCAATGACACCCAGGCAAAAATGTTGGAGTACTACATTGAGGCTTTTAAGACAGGATCGATGAATGCTCACAAGAAGTCGCAGATTGAATGGGTCAAGGATATCAAGCctttggtggaattgaacATCGGGTTCATCGAAACGTACAGAGACCCTTCAGGGGTTCGCGGAGAATGGGAAGGATTGGTGGCCATGGTCAACAAAGAGCGGACTGCCACTTTTTCTGTATTGGTTGACAATGCTGCAAAACTCATTGGCTACTTACCATGGGAACCATTTTTCGAAAAAGATACGTTCAATCCTCCTGACTTTACGtctttggaggtgttgaCGTTTGCCAACTCGGGTATTCCTGCCGGTATCAACATTCCCAATTACGATGATGTTAGATTGAACTATGGCTTCAAAAATGTATCTTTGGGAAATGTGGTGTCTGCCAATCCCAAGAATCCCaggaaagaagaaatcgtTAGTTTCTTGGACGAATCGTATCAGGCCTTGTTCAAGCAATGGAGAGACCATGCCTGGGAAGTCCAGGTGGGATTACACGAGTTATTGGGACATGGAAGTGGAAAGTTGTTGCAAGAAACGGCTGAAGGTGTGTTCAACTTCGACAAGTCAGACCCCAGAGCTACTGGCTACTATGGACCTTCCGACTCGTGGGGGTCTGTTTTCGGACTCACTGCTGGGTCTTATGAAGAATGTCGTGCTGAATTGGTGGCCCTTtacttgatgttgaagaaaccagaagaagttctCCCGATTTTCGGGGTCCCCAGCAAGCAAGACATGTTCCTGGTGATGGTCTGTGGTACCATTTTCATGGGCCGTGCAGGtttattggcattggagTTCTGGGATCCTGCCACCAAGATTTGGGGTCAAGCTCATATGAGAGCCCGATTTGCCATTTTGAAGTGCTTGATGAATGCCGGAGTATGCTCGTTTGTCTACGACGATGAAAAGCTGTACCtggatttggtgttgaagatcgATGAGTCCAAACTTGCTACCGATGCAGTGGATGCTTTAGGTGACTTTTTACTCAAACTACACACCTACAAGAGCACGGCAGACGTCAAGGAAGGGGTGGCATTCTACAACGAAATGACCGACGTGAGTGCTGAATTCTCCAGGTTCAGAGACGTTGTTTTGAGTAAAAAATTGCCCCGTAAACAGTTTATTCAAGCAAACACCATTGTTAGTGGAGACTCGGTTGAGGTCAAAGAGTACGAAGAGTCCGAAACCGGAATGATCCAGAGTTATGTCGAACGAGAAACCTGA